The genomic window TGTGGAAAGTCATTCACATGCCACATCAACATGTATTCCCACATGGACAATGACTGAAATGCCACGTCAGCATGACTTGCCACATATGCTGACGTGACATTGAGTCATTGTTTGTTTGCGTGCCACGAGCACTTGTCACGtgtgcgttgacttggtcaGGAGCTATAATTGCATATTTGTGAAAGTTAGAgggtcaaaagtgcaatttagcggaaaaaaaaaaaaactaaaatagtatATACAAAAGTACTCTGCCTCACTTACTCTTGAGATCAGGTCTTGCACCAAAATGTACATTGGTAGCTTGCACTAAAGATTGATGAGGAAGACTTTCAAGTTCTCTTTCTGATCCATAAATCCATGACCCTGGTGATCTTGTTGGTGTTGAAACTTCTACATTCTTTACTAGCTTATTTTCGAAGGTGTCCTGTCTCTTCCACCAAAGAAAAATTGCACTAGAACATAAACATATGCATGCACAAAGTATAAACATGTACCACATAACCTTGAATGTCCAATTATAAACTTCACCTGAGTTACTTTCAATTGGATAAATATAGTAACGAGTAACGATCCCTAAAATGAAGAGAAAcatgatgaatgatgatgtgATTATAGCACTAAGCCATAACCAGTTATTTGGTCCTAATATAGCTGAGATAGGAGAGTCTAAGAGATTTGGTTTAAACCATATTGTTTGAATATGTTTCTGAGTATCTCTTGGTggttcttctttttctcttgtgATGTAAGCTTCAATTTGTAGTTGAAGTTTTGAGATTTGAGTTGTTGAACCAGAAGCAGGAAGTATAAGATCTAACATCGTTAGATCAACATAGTTTTTGAAAATGCAAACAAGTAGGAGTTTTGGAGGTTGGAATTCTTGTTGTTGGCTTTGAAATATGAGATCTCTGATTATTGATATGAAAGGAGTTATGCCACTTCCACCACTTACCATCACAATCTGTTCATGCCTGTTTAGAGACAGaataatgataaataattagtcttgcatttgaaaattggttaaTTTGTTGTGAATATAGAATCCGGAATCAAAAGAAGCACCGTGTAAAATTGGGGACAAAACCCCTAGATTTAACGAGGCCCAACAATGTGACTACATTCCTGAGGGAGCAGAGCGGCtagattttcttttatttagAATATTATTTCCGCTCTACTACGATAGTTTTTTGTAGTCCATAACGCAATATTTCTTATTTGTAGTACTAGAAGCATTTTGCTATGAATACCAATCTAACCTTAGAAATTGTGAAGTATGTGGTCCATAGGGTCCTTCAACTGAAACACTAAGATGATCCAAAGTTGTTGAAGAAAGTTCCTTATAAAGCTTGTTTGACCAGCTACccaaattttttatgataacaCTAAGAGAATTAGTCTCCATATTACTACTAGATGAAACTGTAAAAGGGTGCCATTGCAGCTTGGATACCTTTGGAACATTTATGAACACCAAGCTTGTGGGGTTATAGTATAAACCTGAATTTAggaattaaacaaaaaaaagtgataaTTTTGTGTTAGCTAGGTTTAGGTAATGAAGTAGATGTCCTTATATATTGAACCTAGACTCTATCTGGATAAATTggttaattaagtgcttatatataagctatttttatagaaGAAAAGtcaaacttttttatataatctataagctgtttttatgaGATATCATAAAGAACTTATAGAAATAAGCTAAAAGCAACTTGGTCTTCTAACTTTCACAAGTTTGCGATTTTGACCTCTAACTTTAGTCCATTTTGCAAAAAGATGCCCCCACTAATTTTGATCAACTCAACGTACATGTGACAAGTGACTCACATGCCACATCTACGTGACATGCCACATATGCTGACGTGACATGTAAGTCACTTGCCACATGTTTGCTGACTTGGTTAAAATTAATGAGGGGCCATCCTTTCGCAAATACGGCTAAAGTTAGAGGGACAAAATCATAAATTTGTAAAAGTTAGGAGGACCATAAATACAATTTAACTTATTTCCTTGTTATAAAGTTATTTCTATAAACCCTATCAAATAGTGTCATAGAtcgatactttttttttgtcaatagataaactcaaacaAAACACAAGCCAAACAAATTATATTCTTTCatacatataaatataaatggaCAAAGATATATATAAGAAATGAATTTGTTATTGTCTTACTAGGATTCTTGAAGAAGGTGAGTTCAAGTGCATCACAAGGTAAAAGACGAGCTGATAGTAAACGAGCATTTTGTCGAGATTGTAAGAATCTAAGATGTCTATCAATGAGGAATAGGAAAATTCCAGGAGCAATCATGCACATGTATTCAACACCAACATGGATAGCATAGAATAAGATATAGAGAATGTAGAGATGGTGAGTGTAGAAGAATACTTCATACATCTTACGTCTTATGCGTGGAATGCTTGTTATCCACATTGCTAATGCTATTAAAATTGCAAtctctccacttacatttgacACATATGTCTTGCTCCACTCTAACATCTATAccgtaaaaaaagaaaaatacatatataaatgATTGGaacaaataacaaattaaacacACTAATTAATGGTGATGCCTACAATAACTTGAAAATTCGAGGATAATTATCTAACAACCAATAAGAATAAATTACATGAGTAAATTTGATGTGATAACCATAAATTAACCAATAAGAATAACTTAGTTTTTATTtaccttttatatttattagtcAGTAAATCCAATCCTTTTACTATAGTTTTTTCAATCCTTAATTTTAAAGGTATGTTATTTTCATTATTCTATACcgtaaaattacaaaaatacacactctaaattattattaattttttttttaataaatgtgatttttttttttccttataatttgggacggatgaagtatatggatataaaaatgagaaacatacaagagaaagttcagaaaaataaagaggtaCCAAAAATACGAGTTGAGATTCTCTCCATTTTCTatcatttcttccattaccaaagtttttaaatgtttttgggTGTATAAAAAGTATTTTGACCCACTTAATATCACAttattgcatttatattcccaaaactatataataatagagGAAATAGAAAGAATGAGAAGTGGAGAGGATCCAAACTCCAAAAATACACTCTACCAAAACCTAACAATCTCTAAAGTAAAATTAGagacacaaacaaacaaaagctACAAAGAAACAATGAGGTACACCAACATGACACTACATATAAGACACATATTGTAACAAGAGGGTCTTCAATCCTCCTAACTCAACGAGACCCAACAAGACACCACAACAAACTCTATCGATTCCAACATAAAGTAGGGTTTATACCCCACTCATAAAAGGAACAAGGGGAGTCAGAGTTTTTACCTAAAAATCAGTTCCAAGATAAAAGTTTCACTCTATCTACCAGACAAGGAACCTATATGAATCAGAACCcatttttttggtaattaaGATTGCACTTGCCCatataatttagtcaaaaaaaaaaaaaaagattgcatatataaaaacataCCTCAACCATTTGGTTGGTGATGGCCCAATAGATAATGAAACCTGTGGTATGTGCAGCAAAAAGAATCATAGATAAATGTCCAAGCCAAATATGGTATTTGATGCTTGATTCAGATGTGAGACCAACAAGAGGCAGAATAGAAGATCCTCTTGTCACTGGAAAGAACAGAAATGCCCAACATATGTTTCCTATGTACCCAAGTCTTAAAGATACACTCCTCAACTTTGCTTCCCATCTAATACCAAATCATATAGTTAGAAGATAAATAAAGTCTATAATCGACCACGAATAATTATTTTAGGTAGAAATCGAACTCAGGTGCTTTGATTTAAATTTACATCAAAAATGAAATATTCAGAAGAATCTGAGTTCGAACAAC from Trifolium pratense cultivar HEN17-A07 linkage group LG1, ARS_RC_1.1, whole genome shotgun sequence includes these protein-coding regions:
- the LOC123902349 gene encoding ferric reduction oxidase 5-like gives rise to the protein MMMKSHTFLRVIFLLMFLGWLTVWILLPTKIYKNTWTPKLENNLNSTYFREQGLNLLLFTFPMMFMGALSCIYLHLHREKITQKIPSTSGALKRCLCYLRRPFLVMSPIGIVTSMELIFAFMFVALLIWSLSNYLHISFGSLHMHKQGEKVWEAKLRSVSLRLGYIGNICWAFLFFPVTRGSSILPLVGLTSESSIKYHIWLGHLSMILFAAHTTGFIIYWAITNQMVEMLEWSKTYVSNVSGEIAILIALAMWITSIPRIRRKMYEVFFYTHHLYILYILFYAIHVGVEYMCMIAPGIFLFLIDRHLRFLQSRQNARLLSARLLPCDALELTFFKNPSLYYNPTSLVFINVPKVSKLQWHPFTVSSSSNMETNSLSVIIKNLGSWSNKLYKELSSTTLDHLSVSVEGPYGPHTSQFLRHEQIVMVSGGSGITPFISIIRDLIFQSQQQEFQPPKLLLVCIFKNYVDLTMLDLILPASGSTTQISKLQLQIEAYITREKEEPPRDTQKHIQTIWFKPNLLDSPISAILGPNNWLWLSAIITSSFIMFLFILGIVTRYYIYPIESNSGEVYNWTFKVMWYMFILCACICLCSSAIFLWWKRQDTFENKLVKNVEVSTPTRSPGSWIYGSERELESLPHQSLVQATNVHFGARPDLKKTLYECEGKDVGVMVCGPRKLRHEVARICASGLADNLHFESISFNW